A region of the Thermogemmatispora onikobensis genome:
CAACGTCACCGGCGACTTCCTGAACGTCACCCTGCGCGCCTTCAAGCAAGCGCGTCAGTGGCTGGCGAATATTGGCCAGGACAACCAGGTGCTGGCGGCCCTGCAGACCGTGCTGGAGAACTGGTCGACGCAGGTGAAGCAGATGCCCAAGCAGCTGCAGGCCATTACCGATGCCGACCTCGACGGCGCTCAAGCCTACCTGCGCGGCGTCCAGCGCAAGATCGCCGAAGAGAAGGCCAAGCTCAACGCCAGCGGCCAGCAAGCGACCCCTTCTCCATCGCCCACCTCTTCAGCCAAGAAAAGCTGACCCTGGCGCACGGATCAACTATTGTTTATACTCTAGGTAGAGAACGTTTCGCTGCCAGCGCTGGCACCTAAACGGCTCCGACCATCGCTGACGTCTGGTTAGGCCAGGGACGCACCTTCCCGTTGTGAAAGGAAGCCACGGGAAAGGGGGGATCTTTTTTCACTCAAGACAACCCTGCCGCATAGCAGGCAGCCTGACCCACCAAGCAAGCAAGAAAGCAAGCGAGGGCGCCCCGTCTCCAATGGAGGAGCAAAGCCAGCCAGGTCCTCAGCGCTTTGCGCCTCCCTGCCGCGCCCAACCTGCGCCCAAACCCAACCAACCAACCAACCAACCAACCAACCAACCAACCAACCAACCAACCAAAGACCTAGCAGGCAGCCCAGGCCAGGCGCCCTCGACAGCCTCACTCAAGAAGGACCGATTGATCGACCGACCGTCGTCAGGGCCGCCCTGCCTTTCGCCAGCGTTCTCCTCCTTCCTCTGCTCTGCAGCCAGGCCCCACCTGCCAGCCCTGTCCAGACGGCAGGCAGAGAGGCAGAGAGGCAGAGAGGGAGGCAGGCACAACACCCAGGCAAACAGAGGAGCGCCCGCCGAGGAGCAGGCGAAGGGAGAGAGCGGCCAGCTTTCCAGCCGGGAGGCAAACACTTATGGAGACAGCAGCAGAGAACAGCGGCACAGTCTTGCGTTCTGAGCGCATCGCGGGCGGCATTCTCCCGAAGGTCCTCAACTCCTTCGACATGGTCGCGATTTTCGTCGCCATCGTCCTCTTCATCAGCAACTCCAGCGTTGTCACGGGAGCCGGAGCAGCGGCCTTTATTTACTGGATCTTAGGCTTTCTGACCTTTCTCATCCCTGGAGCCATCGTCACCGGCCAGCTTGGCCTGATGTTTCCCGGAGAGGGGTCGATCTACGTCTGGACCACGCGCGCCTTTGGGGCCTTCATGGGCTTCTTTGCCGGCTTTTGCGCCTGGTGGCCAGGCGTACTCGTGATGATCGCCACCGGCGACGCCGTCGTCTCCCTCATCCAACAGCTTGGCAGCCAGTACGGTCTCAACCTCTTACCAGAGCCCTGGGAGCAGGGCCTGGTGATCCTCCTGGTCATCGCCCTTTCATGCCTGCTCTCGGTGCTACGCTTCCGTGTGACGCAGAACCTCGTCAACGTCATCTTTGTCGCCTATGGCGGCGCCATTCTGCTGGTCGGCCTTGCTGGCCTGATCTGGCTCGTGGGCGGGCACCCGGTCCAGGCTGACTTCTCCGCTGCCCACTGGCAGCTCAACAGCACGAACTACACCTTCTACGGCCTGGTCATCCTGGCCCTGCTGGGCATCGAGGTCCCCCTCAACATGGGGGTAGAGGTCCAGAACACGCGCGCCATCACCCGTTACCTGCTCTGGGGTTCAGTCGTCGTCATGGTGGCCTATCTGCTTGGCACCTTCGGCGTCATGATGGCCGTTCCCCCAGCCATCCAGAGCCAGGGCAACCCCTCCGTCGTAGCAGCAGCGGTCAAATACGGTTTTGGCCCGGCGGGCACGGTGCTGGCCACCATCGTCAACCTGATTTTCATTGGCTTCTTCCTCTTCAACACCGTCGTCTACAACTACTCCTTCGGGCGCCTGCTCTTCGTCTCCGGCCTTGACCGGCGCCTGCCCACCGTCATGAGCAAGGTCAACCGCAACCGCGTGCCCTGGGTAGCGGTGCTGGTTCAGAGTATCATCTCCGGCGTCCTGACGGTCATTACCTTCATCATCGCCCCCTTCGTTATCCAGGCCCTCAAGCCCTCGGACCTCTCGACGGTTGTTTACGACGTCCTGCAGGCCGCAGTCACCATCATCTGGTGCATCTCGATGGTATTCCTCTTCATCGATGTAATCTACATCCGCTACAAGTACCGCGAGAGCTTCCAGCGCGTGCAGCTGGCGCCAGACTGGGTCTTCTACCTGTGCGCGGTCATCGGTTGCATCGCCAGCGCCTTCGGAGTGGCCGTCATCTTCATCTCGCCCTGGACAACCCTGATCAGCACCCTGGCCTGGGATCTCTCGCTGGTAGGCTTTGCCGCGATCTCGCTGGTGGCTGGAGCCGTCATCTACTTTATCGGCCAGGCGACCATACGGCGCGATATCTCGGACGAAGAAATTCTGGCCGAGGTCATCGGCACACCCGAGGAGCTGAATCCCGCCAGCGATGCTGCCGGAGGGAGTAGCGCCTCCGCCTGAACGAGGGAGGACCGGCGGGGCGGGTCGGACCCGGCCCGCCCTTGGTCCAGTGAGTCTCGAAAGCGGGCCAGCGGCACGTTATATGTAACAGCAACAACTATCTCACACGTGCCGAGGTCCGCTTTCCTTGCAGCAAGAAGATGCCGAGCGTGAGCTGAGTATTGATGAACTATCGCAGGTGACAGGCATTTCCAGCCGCACCATCCGCTTTTACAATACGCAGGGCCTGCTTCCGCCGCCGCAGAGGAGAGGCCGCATTGCCTACTACAGCGGGGAACACGTGCGGGTTCTGACCCTGATCAAAGAGCTGAAAGAGCAGCACAACCTGCCACTTGAGCTTATCAGGCAGCTTCTGGAGATCCGCGCCCAACACGGCGAGATCCAGATGAATCTGGCCCTGAAGCAGAGATTGCTGCGTCCCCTGGCGGCAGGCAGTCAAGAGACCCGCTTCAGCCGAGAGCTGCTGCTTGAGCAGACAGGGATCTCCCCCGAGCTGTTCGATGAGCTGCTCCGACTGGAGCTAGTTTTTCCCGTTCAGGAGGGCGAACAGCTTCTGTTCACAGGCGACGATCTCCTGTTGGTCGAACTCTACCGCCGGCTGATGGAGCAGGGCCTGCCGCTGGCCCTGGTCACCCTGATTCGCTTCCACCTGCGCCAGCTGGTGCGCAGCGAGATCGCCGCCTTCGAGCAAGCCCTGCTCCCGCGCTGGCAGAGCCGTGGTCTTCCTCTGGAGGAGCAGGCGCGCCAGTTCGAGGAGATCCTCACGCTGACCGACACGCTGATCTCCATCCTCCATCGCAAGCTCCTCTAAAGCCTGTGGCAAGAGAGGGTAGCGCACCCTGGCGGAGAAGACTGGCGCGTCAGAGCAAGAGGGGGTCTGCGCGTCTCAGCTCAAGCAGCGTGAGCTGAGTACACGCTAGAAGACGCCGAAGTGATGCAGCAGGGCCAGGGTGATCACCACCACCAGGACCAGCACGATGCCAACCACAAAATAGATCAGGCGGCGGCCCAGGTGGATCTGACGCGGAGCCGTCTCGACAATTCTTTCAACGGCTTTCTTTTGCTGCTCCTTTTTCCTCTTCTGCTTCTCTAGTTTCTTGCGATACTTCTCGGCGGGAGAGGAGGTCTCGCTATAGGGGCCGGCTTTCATCTGGCGCAGGCGGCGGCGCATTTCCCGATTCAGGTTCTCGTACTGCTGCTGTTGAGGATCGGTCGCAGTGACCGTGCGTGGCAGGGTCGACTTCGCTCCCGGCACTGCCGGGCCACCGATGCGAGACTTCTGCTCCTGCCGTCCCTTACGGGCCTCTGCAGACTGCTCGCCAGTCTTGAGCTTCTGGGAGGCAGATGAAGAGGGGGATGGGGGCGAGGCAGCAGCCTGCGCCTGTGACTGCGTTTGCGCTCCTGGTTTATTCTTTGGCATGGCTCACACCCTCATGTTGCTCTTCCTGCTGTTTTTGTTCTTGTTGCTGTTGTTGGACGACAAACTCCCTGGCGAACTGGGCGGCGCGCTCCTTATCGTCGGGGGCCAGCACGCCATCGATCACCAGGCTGAGCAGATAGTCCTTCAGGGGTCGCAGCCAGGGGCCGGGGCCGCGTCCGAACATAGCCATCAGCTCATGGCCATCAAGCGGGCTTTTCAGCGGTACCCGCTCGGCCTCCTCCTTCAAGCGGCGGCAGCGCTCGGCCAGTTCCACGACGCGCGCGGCGGCGCGTGAAACCTTATCGGCGCGGTAGCTGGTAATATCGGCGCGGGAGAGATCCAGCAAATCCTCCAGATCGTCGTTGGCCTCCAGCATCAAGCGACGTACCGCCCCATCGGTCCAATCTGAGCTATAGGCATTGGCGCGCATATGCAAGCGGACCACGCGCGCGACGCGCTCGCAGAAATCGCGATCGAAGTGGAGGCGTCGCAAGATATCGCGGGCCATTGCTGCCCCGACCTCCTCATGGCCGAAGAAATGCACCTTGCCATCTTCGACCGTGCGAGTGCGCGGCTTGGCAATATCGTGCAGCAGCGCACTCCAACGTGCCACCGGGCGCGGTGAAGTGCGTTCTACAACGCGCAGCACGTGCGCATAGACATCCTTTGACGGGACGCTCCGCTGGCTCTGCTGCTGGCTCACGCCGCGCAGCTCCAGCACCTCGGGAATAATCCACTGCATCAGCCCCAGCTCGACCAGCAGATCCAGGCCGCGCGCCGGATGGGGCGAGAGCAGCAGCTTATGCATCTCGTCGCGAATGCGCTCGCGGCTAATCTTTTGCAGCTTGCTCGCCTGACGGGCAATAGCATGGCGCGTCTCCTCTTCGATGGTAAAGTGCAGCTGGGCCGCCAGGCGCACAGCGCGCAGGAGGCGCAGCGGGTCCTCATCGAAGCGCTTATCAGGCTCGTTGCCGACGGCGCGCAAGAGGCGTCGCGCCAAATCGAGGCGTCCGCCGAAGGGATCATAGAGCTGGCCGGTCAAGGGATCATAGGCCATCGCATTGATGGTAAAATCGCGCCGGCGCAGATCCTCCTCCAGGACGGTGCCGAAGCAGACCTCCGGCTTGCGCGACTCGGGGTTGTAGCGCTCATCGCGGAAGGTCGTAATCTCAATAATATGTTCACCGTAGTGGAGGCGCACCGTGCCAAAGCGCTCCCCTACCAGGACAATGGCCGTCGGCTTCGTCGGCGCTACCAGGCGCTTGATCTCATCTGGGCGGGCATCCGTCGCCAGGTCGGCGTCGCTTGACTCACTGCGCCCGAGCAGCACATCACGCACTGTCCCCCCCACCATATACAGCTGTTTGTTATGTGCGCGAAAGATCCGGGCCAGTTCTACAATGATATCTCGCATCGAATGTGTGTATATTCGCTTCCCTTCCCTAATAGAGTCGTTCCTATGCTGGTTCGCTACGATTGGTCTTCTCCTTCTTCGAGCTTTGAGCACTGTTGGCGGGGGAATTGCTGGAAGCGATCTGCCTCTCTGCCTGATCCAGGACAGGTTACAGCAAGTGCAACGGATCTATTATATCATGGCCTCTGGCCACAGGCGATAGCCAGCTTTGCCTGTCCGGCCAGACAGCCTCTCGTCTCTTCTGTTCCCCGTTCGCTCTGGTCAGCGAGCGCCAGCTCCGCGGCTTTTAGTTGCAGCCTGCTGAAGGTCAGCGGCGGCCATGATACAATAGGACACACCTCTTAACTTTTCGACTGGAGCAGAACGAGGAACGATGAGTAAGGCATCTCCTGGGCGACCACGCCCGTTCGTGCTGATCGTGATGGATGGCTGGGGCTTCAACCCGCGCACAGAGGGTAACGCCATTGCTCTGGCCCGCACGCCTCACATCGACGAGCTCGAGCGCCGCTGGCCACACACCCTCGTCAGAACCTCGGGTGAGGCTGTCGGCCTCCCCGCCGGTCAAATGGGCAACTCCGAGGTCGGCCATCAGAACATCGGAGCAGGCAAGCGTGTCTTGCAAGATTTCACCCGCATCAGCGAGTCTATCCAGGACGGCAGCTTTTACCGGAATCCGGCCCTGCTCAAGGCCATCGAGCACGTCAGACGCAATCACTCGCAGCTGCACATCTGCGGCCTCCTGGGCAACGGTGGCGTGCACGCCCACGAGGATCATCTGGAGGCGCTGCTGCGCCTGGCCCGTCAGCATGAGATCGAGCGCGTCTATATCCACGCCTTCACCGATGGGCGCGATACTTCACCTACCGCCGGCATCGAGTTCATGAAGCGTCTAGAGACGCGGGCCCGCGAGATCGGCGGCGATCATCCGGCGCGCGTGGCCACAGTCAGCGGGCGCTACTACGCTATGGATCGTGATAACCGCTGGGAGCGCACCGCCAAGACCTACCTTGCCATGACGCGCGGCGAAGGAGAGCGCGCCTCATCGGCGGTGGCTGCTATCCAGCAGTCCTACGAGCGCAACATCACCGACGAATTTATCGTCCCCACCGTGATTATGGAAGAGGAGCATCCGCTGGCCCTTGTCAAGGAAGGCGACGCCCTCATCCATTATAACTTCCGTCCCGACCGTGCCCGCCAACTGACCAAAGCCTTTGTCCTCGAAGAACTGCCGCCCCAGGCCGCTGGCAAATTCGAGCGCGGCCCTCGCCTGCGGGACCTGGTCTTCGTTATGATGACCGAGTACGAGGCGGGTCTGCCGGCAGAGGTAGCCTTCCGCGCCGACGAGGTTGAGATGCCGCTGGCCCGCGTCATTTCCGAGCACGGCCTGCATCAGTTCCACACTGCGGAAACTGAGAAATATGCTCATGTGACCTACTTTATCAACGGGCGTCGCGAGACCCCTTTCCCTGGCGAGGATCGTCTGCTTGTGCCCTCGCCCAAGGTTCCGACCTACGATCTGCAGCCTGAGATGAGCGCTTCAGGTGTCACCGAGACAGCTATTGAGCGCATCCGCAGTGGCCAATATGACCTTGTGATTATGAACTATGCCAACGCCGACATGGTCGGTCACACTGGTGTCCTGGAGGCGGCCATTAAGGCAGTCGAGGCGGTCGATGCCGGCGTTGGGCGTGTCGTCGAGGCTACGCTGGCGGTAGGGGGCGGCCTGCTGATCACTGCCGATCATGGCAACGCCGAGCAGATGATCTACTACGATAGTGGCAAGCCCATGACGGCCCACACGACGAACCCGGTGCCGCTCTATCTGGTCGTGCCCC
Encoded here:
- a CDS encoding APC family permease; amino-acid sequence: METAAENSGTVLRSERIAGGILPKVLNSFDMVAIFVAIVLFISNSSVVTGAGAAAFIYWILGFLTFLIPGAIVTGQLGLMFPGEGSIYVWTTRAFGAFMGFFAGFCAWWPGVLVMIATGDAVVSLIQQLGSQYGLNLLPEPWEQGLVILLVIALSCLLSVLRFRVTQNLVNVIFVAYGGAILLVGLAGLIWLVGGHPVQADFSAAHWQLNSTNYTFYGLVILALLGIEVPLNMGVEVQNTRAITRYLLWGSVVVMVAYLLGTFGVMMAVPPAIQSQGNPSVVAAAVKYGFGPAGTVLATIVNLIFIGFFLFNTVVYNYSFGRLLFVSGLDRRLPTVMSKVNRNRVPWVAVLVQSIISGVLTVITFIIAPFVIQALKPSDLSTVVYDVLQAAVTIIWCISMVFLFIDVIYIRYKYRESFQRVQLAPDWVFYLCAVIGCIASAFGVAVIFISPWTTLISTLAWDLSLVGFAAISLVAGAVIYFIGQATIRRDISDEEILAEVIGTPEELNPASDAAGGSSASA
- the gpmI gene encoding 2,3-bisphosphoglycerate-independent phosphoglycerate mutase — its product is MSKASPGRPRPFVLIVMDGWGFNPRTEGNAIALARTPHIDELERRWPHTLVRTSGEAVGLPAGQMGNSEVGHQNIGAGKRVLQDFTRISESIQDGSFYRNPALLKAIEHVRRNHSQLHICGLLGNGGVHAHEDHLEALLRLARQHEIERVYIHAFTDGRDTSPTAGIEFMKRLETRAREIGGDHPARVATVSGRYYAMDRDNRWERTAKTYLAMTRGEGERASSAVAAIQQSYERNITDEFIVPTVIMEEEHPLALVKEGDALIHYNFRPDRARQLTKAFVLEELPPQAAGKFERGPRLRDLVFVMMTEYEAGLPAEVAFRADEVEMPLARVISEHGLHQFHTAETEKYAHVTYFINGRRETPFPGEDRLLVPSPKVPTYDLQPEMSASGVTETAIERIRSGQYDLVIMNYANADMVGHTGVLEAAIKAVEAVDAGVGRVVEATLAVGGGLLITADHGNAEQMIYYDSGKPMTAHTTNPVPLYLVVPQLADARLRSDGILADIAPTILQIMGLSQPREMTGRSLLLPQQ
- a CDS encoding MerR family transcriptional regulator; this translates as MQQEDAERELSIDELSQVTGISSRTIRFYNTQGLLPPPQRRGRIAYYSGEHVRVLTLIKELKEQHNLPLELIRQLLEIRAQHGEIQMNLALKQRLLRPLAAGSQETRFSRELLLEQTGISPELFDELLRLELVFPVQEGEQLLFTGDDLLLVELYRRLMEQGLPLALVTLIRFHLRQLVRSEIAAFEQALLPRWQSRGLPLEEQARQFEEILTLTDTLISILHRKLL
- a CDS encoding CCA tRNA nucleotidyltransferase; translation: MRDIIVELARIFRAHNKQLYMVGGTVRDVLLGRSESSDADLATDARPDEIKRLVAPTKPTAIVLVGERFGTVRLHYGEHIIEITTFRDERYNPESRKPEVCFGTVLEEDLRRRDFTINAMAYDPLTGQLYDPFGGRLDLARRLLRAVGNEPDKRFDEDPLRLLRAVRLAAQLHFTIEEETRHAIARQASKLQKISRERIRDEMHKLLLSPHPARGLDLLVELGLMQWIIPEVLELRGVSQQQSQRSVPSKDVYAHVLRVVERTSPRPVARWSALLHDIAKPRTRTVEDGKVHFFGHEEVGAAMARDILRRLHFDRDFCERVARVVRLHMRANAYSSDWTDGAVRRLMLEANDDLEDLLDLSRADITSYRADKVSRAAARVVELAERCRRLKEEAERVPLKSPLDGHELMAMFGRGPGPWLRPLKDYLLSLVIDGVLAPDDKERAAQFAREFVVQQQQQEQKQQEEQHEGVSHAKE